A single genomic interval of Sceloporus undulatus isolate JIND9_A2432 ecotype Alabama chromosome 2, SceUnd_v1.1, whole genome shotgun sequence harbors:
- the LOC121922701 gene encoding uncharacterized protein LOC121922701, which yields MHGQGLPPGSGTAMTELPVSQPKRGRGVSWTYAETADLIALWGQPIVLEKLKQFHRNIETYNEVAEAMRAKGHQRTAEECRRKCKTLKGDYQKAREQYQSRAGRGAPTMPFFKELHAFLSPDSRPSTVDTGYEITRVLVGQEVKNEGGEDSLEAGGSQEILETAPGEQEDLPDSDETSASQRALDTSSMPSFHCGERTSASSRSINHRDRSPLQQAATAASDDSQDEERPDQEGPSHIARQHPVAHLTEFQRRRVRGPAAMAAASAIDRLMEQNSENMRKLLAHLEREGERHRMVVERSLQQQERLSATLEAQTALLATLVEVMRPVQGDREGAVGQGTGRRDTPEDEEEEEDTMEVYTQDSPLEESASLLSALAEEEPPSHPQVRRPVSRQGRTARRGRRPSTHPQ from the exons ATGCACGGCCAGGGCCTGCCGCCTGGATCGGGGACCGCGATGACCGAGTTGCCCGTGAGCCAGccaaaaagaggaagaggggtgTCCTGGACCTACGCAGAGACGGCGGACCTTATCGCCCTATGGGGCCAACCGATCGTGCTGGAAAAGCTGAAGCAGTTCCACCGCAACATAGAGACCTACAACGAGGTGGCGGAAGCCATGCGGGCCAAGGGCCACCAGCGCACGGCGGAGGAGTGCCGCAGGAAGTGCAAAACCCTCAAGGGGGACTACCAGAAGGCGAGGGAGCAGTACCAATCGCGCGCGGGACGGGGCGCTCCCACCATGCCCTTTTTCAAGGAGCTCCACGCCTTCCTTTCTCCCGATTCCAGACCCAGCACAGTGGACACCGGCTACGAAATCACCCGGGTCCTAGTTGGCCAGGAAGTCAAAAATGAAGGCGGGGAGGACTCCCTCGAGGCCGGAGGATCCCAGGAGATTTTGGAGACCGCTCCAG GTGAACAGGAAGACCTCCCGGACTCGGATGAGACGTCCGCCAGTCAGAGAGCTTTGGACACCTCCTCCATGCCATCATTCCATTGTGGAGAGCGGACCTCCGCATCCTCCAGGTCCATTAACCACCGGGACCGCTCACCTCTCCAGCAGGCCGCCACGGCAGCCAGCGATGACAGCCAGGACGAAGAGAGGCCAG ACCAAGAAGGACCAAGCCATATAGCCAGACAGCACCCGGTGGCCCACCTGACTGAGTTCCAAAGAAGGAGGGTGCGTGGGCCAGCAGCAATGGCGGCTGCTAGTGCCATTGATCGCCTCATGGAACAAAACTCAGAAAACATGAGGAAACTCCTTGCACATCTGGAGCGGGAGGGGGAGCGCCACAGGATGGTGGTTGAGAGATCCCTCCAGCAGCAGGAACGCCTCAGTGCCACCCTGGAGGCCCAGACTGCTCTGCTGGCCACCCTTGTGGAAGTCATGAGGCCAGTCCAGGGTGACAGAGAGGGGGCTGTAGGCCAGGGGACAGGGAGAAGGGACACTCctgaagacgaggaggaggaggaggacactaTGGAGGTGTACACCCAGGATTCCCCCCTTGAGGAATCTGCCAGCCTCCTGAGTGCACTGGCTGAGGAAGAGCCCCCTTCCCACCCCCAAGTGAGAAGGCCAGTTTCCCGACAGGGGAGGACAGCTAGAAGAGGCAGACGACCCAGTACCCATCCCCAGTGA